The Alosa alosa isolate M-15738 ecotype Scorff River chromosome 17, AALO_Geno_1.1, whole genome shotgun sequence genomic sequence TAAGTATATTGCCCATAGTTTGTCCAAAAGCTCACTGCACTCAAGGTTTTGTGTCTAGCAGTTTTTAATGTTCAATAATCAGTGATCTGTGCTATTCAGGTGCCTTCCATGTTTATATGTTTGTGGAATTGTATTTCACACCTGGACATGCAACATTTGCATTGCCCTTCACAGTGGCCTATGTGAAAGATAGATCAtcaatttattcattcatttattcatactACTTTGGGAAGTGATAACAGCAATGCATTTCTGTCCTGTTAGACTTTTTTTATATGAATGCATTTTGATTAGGTTATATTTTATATGAATGCACTATGTGCATGACCTACGTTGCCTGGATGTGGCACTGTTGTCTAATCACAGTGTGCTAATCAACATGCTCCCTTTGTGGAACTCCCTGCAAAACCGCTCATGAAAGTATTACAAATTAAATCAGACACAGCTGCCGCGCTTCATAAAGGTACTTTTTTCTGATTTTATGCAATTGTTTACCCCGAAAGCGGATTTCTTGTTTGAACATGTTCCAGACACACTGTATTACTGAGAGCTCCATATTGCTGTGTGTTAGATTTAACACCCAGAGAAACTTGATATGTTATGATGACCAGTATGTTACAGTGATGCATGCAATTTACAGAACACAGTTTAtaggatattattattattaataatattcatattatttttattaaccAACAACCATTCTACAATGTCGTAAAGTATTTGAATGTATTTCGTAACTTTACTTAATTTAAGATCAACACAGATTTTGTGATTAGCCTATAATCCATTGTTACATCCATTGTTTTCCTCATAACCCTGGGTCACTCAATTGTGGACTGAACAATAACAAATAAACAGTACACAACATTTTAACAAAGGACCCTCTGGTTTACATTTCAACAAAACTCTTTATTTCACTTGACTATTTATAAAATCAGCTTGTCTGCTTTGATGCCAActtaaatgtgctgtgtgtgtgtgtgtgtgtgtgtgtgtgtgtgtgtgtgtgtgtgtgtgtgtgtgtgtgtgcgcgcgcgcgtgcacGTATGTGCATGGTGGGATTGAGGTATGTGCAGGTATGTAAATGTGCCTCACAGTATGCGCctgtgcatatttgtgtatgtgtgagtgtttgtgcgtGGGTGTGAAATTGTGACAGgggtgtgcatgagtgtgggtgtgtgtgtgtgcgtgtgtgtgtgtgtgtgtgtgtgtgtatctaagtgCTGATAAGGCAACATGCAGTCCTCAGTTTTCCAATGGCTTCAAAGAAAGAACTCACTGCGATGTTAAAAAGATCTGTCATAGTTATCTAAAGCAGACACAAGCCTTCGGCAGGGGGTAGCACACACTGTTAACAGATAAATTGGTGTCAGAAATTTAGGTATCCAACTGAGAGTGGGGAAGAAGGACAGATCCAACAATTGTGACAGACAGTCCtctgtaattaattaaaaaaaatctcatgAACATCTTTAGCATTTGCTTGATACAACAACATTGCTAATAAACCGACACAACCACTGAAGAACAAACCTAGAGAGGCAGTCAGATATCATGACTGGTCTATTGCTTTACACTGCGGGCATTGAAGAGGTGGCACACCAACTGCACAAACATGCGTTCCAATAAAATCAGGACAGACAAATGAAGGGTGTTCAGCACTCGGTGTTTTGTCCTCCTTTTCTCACTCTACATTGTGACTATACAACCCCCTCTCTCACCAACTCGAATTATTTTTACCAAGAACAGATAGAAACATAAAATGGATGGCTCTCTAGCTACAGTATGAACACtcctatacatatatatatatatagaactcTTTACGTAATCACAGATTTACAAAGACAAGCCAACCAAGAAAATGCACATCTATCTTTGTTAAATGAACAAAAATAGTTTAATGCATACTTTGTGTTCTAGGTTATATCTGTTCTTACATTCAAAAATAATCTGACataataaataattgttttttttaaatatgcacTGCCAAACCATATCACTACTGACATTACTGCAATCCACAAGCAATGACACATACTCTTATATGGAACACAAGGCAGAGGATTGTACTGTATTTCTGAGTGAATTTCATACACACCTCACTGGACTGCAGAACACATTGCACTTTTGTGAAGACAAAAACTGCAGATTATATAACTTGATGTCCCCAGTGAAGCAAagaaatataatacaatatattgCTACATGCCCATGATGGAGTGGAAGAGAATACATATTGCTTTCTCACGTTCAATACCAACAGCAACTTCCCATCTTAAACATCCCCAACCATGCCACCTATCCCCACATCCGTGCATAGCTCAATTCACAGCTGTGTCGGGCCCATCACATTCAGTTGCAAACTCTCACAATCCCACATAATCCTCAAAAGCCTTACAGTAATAATCCCTTTATGTATTCTTCAAACTCCCTTTTTGCTCCCAAGTCTGAagactgtgtgtatgcatttgtgcctgcgtgtgcatgtccgtgtgtgtgcatgtgtgctgatgacggtgtgtgggtgtgtgtgtgtgtgtgtgtgtgtgctgatgacagtgtgtgtgtgtgtgtgtgtgctgatgatggtgtgtgtgtatgtgtgtgtgtgtgtgtgtgtgtgtgtgtgtaatgagtcaCATAGTGGGCAGTGGAGGTAACAGTAACACTAGGGTGGGTAGTagcatgacaacaacaacactggaggagcaggaggtgggtggtgggggtgggtgtgggaCGGGGCAGGGGGGGCATGAGTATAGAGCTACACCGAGCAGTAAAGGGGGCAATTTGGGAAAGAGGGTTCTGGGAGAGTCTCTTTTTTTTGAAGTTTGGTATCCATACAGTCACAAAAAATATCATCAATAACATCTGGAGTCGAGGAGGGGCAGAGGCCTGCAGGTGCCGGGCTCTGAGTGGTGCTGAGGGGGGAACAGGACGGGTCGGCTGCCCACCAGCAGCTTAATAACCCTGCAGGACACAAGAGACCACACCGTCAGCACACCAGCACTGGCTCCACTGGGACCAGAACATCTGGACACACCTTGACTCTGGTATGTGTCACCCTTGTGCAAATGAATTGAATTTAAATCATGTAAATGTAAAGGAGACAGAGTCATTTctccaaaatacaaaataaatcgtaatcAGCACCCAGCACCCAGACACTGTGTGTTTTAAATTACTGAAAGTAAAAAACGACCCTCACAAGACAAGTGGTGCACGCTCATAGGAATTTAAAGCAGAATGGAACACAGACCaattcttcctccatcctcagaCAGCTGCACATTTGTTTCAGTTCATTTGCACAAGGATGTACCGATAGCCATAACTGTGTAGAATGTGTAATAGTAGGAAAACAGCAGGCAAAGACGGCTGGTGAATTCCACtcacctctcctccatctcctccctgcTCCATGCCTCCCTGAAAGTCAGCCTGTGGACACAAGACACAACGTGAGCACTAGGGGGAGCTAGAGCACTGGCAGTCTGAGACCAGGCAACACATTCCATTTCTTTTGACATGATGATGTCAAAGATGTCATTCCTTCAAGCTCTGAAGCAGCAGGTTTTAGTTTCATCCATGCATGCAGAGATGCAGCGATTTGTGTTAGTGGTCATGAGCTACCGCTGAGCCCTcctgtggttatgtgtgtgtgtctgtgtgtctgtgtgtgtgtgtgtgtgtgtgtgcaggagatgCAGCAGCGttgtctgctgctgctgagggcTGAGTGGAGCGCTCGTGTCCATCCTGCGGTAGGGATGATGGATtggcccccctctctctctcccgctgctGCTGGGCTAGAACATCAGCCgtggctaggctaggctaggctgcCTCTGCATTGCAGTCGGAGCAGGCTGCTGCCCTGTTGCTGACTCATACTGGTGGCTACAGTGGAGGACTCGCACGCTTCATTCTCCCTTTCCAACTTCCTGATTCCATGCTCTCTCATTTAAAAGATGTGTCTCCACTTCCCCATTTTCTCTCTACCCAGCGGTTTTTGTCGAGACTTGGATGAAATGAGAACAATGCCACCACATCCAGAAAGAATGTGCATGGAAAATGTCAACACAGTTGTTGCCTGAGCGTGAGTGGCTTTGCCATTGACAATGGCAGCCAACACCTCAGCAGATCTGTCAACAAGTCAAGAACTCCGCCGCGGTTCTGTTTGTTAGGCAGTCTCAATGGCAGGGCGTGCAGCATGAGGAAGTGGATCAGTGTCAGGGAAGAAATCATCCCTGGGTCAAACGCATACAGAagcatacgcacatacacacattcccacaTTCGCCTGTACTCTAAGCATGGTACAGTCATTCTGTCAACCTGGTTCAGAGGACAAATCTGCCCCAAGAGCAGGTTATATCAGACTGGCTGAAAGGCCAAGACAGGTGTGGTTTGCTTTGCTTTgatattcatgtttttttttactatctAGCCAATGCTGTGTGCTAGTGGAAACATATAGCAATTATTGCGGGCAGGTGTACAAGTCTATGAAGATATCCCACATGGAATTTCATAAACATACTATTTGCTAAATACAGCTTATTCTTTCCAAATTCTGTTAATAAATAAACCGATATACAGACAGGATTGATAAATCATCTGTATAGGTATTCATTTCAAATAACTTTAATTACATCTACAATGCATAGCTGGTAGCATATAGACATATTGACATAAGGGAGCATAAAGGGTGTGCTACGCTATGGTTACGTAGGGCAGGACATAATGTTCCATTGCTCATAACACATACCAGGGTTTGCCAATATGCTGCCAAACGAACAGCAAGTAGCTTGCTACACTATCTGGTTTAACCACAGATCTTGACATTTCATTCGGTCCGCCCCAAACCAGAGCAGCGCTGGTCACAGCTGAGCTTTCCTTAGATGGGGTTAGTATGGGCTAGCAGGCTTGGAACTGGACATACTGGACAAGATTCACCCAATGAGATTTATACAGAATGACTAAAAATCAGGAATGTTACGTAATACACACTATGTAATTTAATTCATGAATATTAAATCTTAGCACATTTACTCTAGACCAATATTTGTAAGCTAACCAGACACAATGAACTGTCACAGTGACAAATTCTTCCTTCTCTACTGATTTTTTCACTATCACCTAGATGTTACCATACTTTTTGCAAATATCATTATGATGGGTACACTGTACACCTCAATAGAGGTCAAATGATTAAACTACCACACCGTCTACCAGAGAAGACTAAGAAGAAGACCAAACCTGTGTGTGAACAAGATTAAATGGGCTTATGCTGGTTTTGCTCACAGCCCGGGCCATTTTAAGCTTTATGGGGCATGCTGTGCATTCATAAATCATTGTCCCCTCCCCCCAACAATGCAGGCACCTCATAAGCAACCTCATCCTGATTTAAGCCAGAGGAAGAGTgatgagagacagaagagaggttAGGTTCACAGCATTAGACATGACAATCAGACACTTGCAGGACCGTCTTTAAATTTCACCACACACGTTTCACCTTGGCATCAGCGCCAGAGCAACATCGTATACAAAAAATAACTCATCTTAACTTTGACACCAACCAAACGGATCAATGACACCCAGCTAGAGCATTGAGCCACTCACCGGGTTGACCATGCCGGAGCCGGCAGCCACGTTCTCCACTCCCTGCCCTGTCTGCTGGGAGAGGTCAGCACCGGCCATTGTAGGGTCTCCAACAATATTGGCCTGGTCAGTGGTCCTGTTGGCCACTGGAGGCAAATGTTAGAGAGGAGCGTTAAGACTGAGTTCCATCGCCACAATACCATAAACAGGATTATTTATTCAGAGGCTTATATGCCTGCATACTAagtacatgcacaaatacatgGAATATGTTTGCACTAAATATGATTGTACAAATGCATGCAATGCAATACCTTTATTTACGCTGGCTTCTACTCCCTGTTTTGTCTTTTCACCTGTGAAAAAAAGATACAGACAAGGATTGTAAGAGGCTTTGTTTTAGGTTTGTGTCATTCATATTTTTTCATTGTTGCATTCTGCTGCTATTGTGGACTCAAGTGGACAGCTCTGTATCCCCTCTCTGTGGAGGACACTGCTCTGTGCACCCTCTAATAAGGTCAAAAACATAGGGGTTCCTGGCAGCCATTTTATGCAGCATTCAAGTATTGGGACGCTTACTGTAGGCAAGATGACTGCAGTTACACTCCATAAACACTACTCTCTGTGTGGTAATATATTCTCTCCTCTAAATGAACTCTACCTCCCTACCTGCATATCTACCTGTGGCAACAAACCCTTTTAAGCATAGTAACATACAGTACAATTGTATCCCACTCGGAATTACACCCCTGGCCTTTGTAACTATCTGCATCCTTGTACGTATTTAGCAGCTGCCCTGCTGATTAAATGGGAGTTATATAACTCActggagagggatggggaggacagagagagaaggcaaaGAGAAcgtgagacagaatgagaggagagaaaacagagagagagagatggagagagcatcaggaggagagaaaacagaaagagagagactaacAGAGATTTAGCCCAAAGAAGGATGCATCAGCAAATCCTGTTGCAAACTAAACGATACTACAAGCTTTTATTTCATAACCAGCTTATAATATGCCTTACCTCACAGTGTGTATCTGTGGCACTCCATACAAATCTGTAGAAAATCTATACatctagtatagtatagtatagtagcctataatatagtataatatagtatagtatagtatattagcctataatatagtatagtatagtatagtatagtatagtatagtatagtatagtatagtgtctCTCATCCTTGCTCTTTATGAAAATGTGATTGCCCCCCTCCACTGtccactggggggggggggctgtctgGATGCTGCTCTCTGGGTCCTGCTGAGACTCTCTTTTTCAtctataccccccccccaccccactgtcTCCTTCGCTTCCacccgttctctctctctctctccatctctctctctccacacaccccGTACATCatcagcagtggcagcagcagcagtggtggcCATGTGACGGACTGGAGCATCTGCACAGGCGTCTGCCCTGCCTGCGCTGCAAAGCAGTCTCTCACGTCACACCAGAcaccccccaaccccatccACCCTTCCcccctctgcctgcctgcctgcctccctctctccatcaccacctctctctccctctctctccctccctctctctccctctctctccctccatcaccatttctccctctccctctctctctctcgcgcccTCCCCCTGCTGCAGTCCCCATGTCTCACGCCAGAGGCGGCTGAGCACCAGCTGCAGCGGCGTGTCCCGTTCTGGGATTACTGAGTGATTTCAGACACACTTCTGTACAGCTGCAAGCAAACCCAGCTGCAAACAGCTGCTAGTGTACAATAAAATCCCACTGTAAGGACTGTATGCCGAACTGTGTAATATTGCATCTCTAATTAGGTTCTGGCAATTTCCCTCATGGAGGCTCTGGGTGTGGGACTGGAAGGGGGGGTGCAAATACAATTCTCTACTGGATGCTTTCTCGGGTATAGATGATTTAGACTCCTCCCAATTGTAGAGAGATATATAAAACTACAATGAGATAGGGAGAAGGAAAGGTATCTGCTTCACCACAAAATGGATGAAAatccacacacatatgaaaGACCCCTTTGCAAGAAAATGGCAAGGATTGTGAATTTTGAATGAATGACCTTGATGACGAGCACAAAATGCTCAGGGACTAAATGCCTCACCAAAGCTTAGCAAATTTGCAAAAAGGGGACATGATGTTTTCTTAGCTTAGATCATTTCAGTTAGATTACAATACTCACTTCACTACTGCAGCCAGAATCATAAAAATGATGAACACCCCTAGTCTGATCAAGGGAGGTCAAAGCTAGCATAGCAGTGCGCTGTCAACTGCTACAGCAGCAGATATTGGATATTTGATCAGGTGCATTGCTCAGCAACGGACACTGTGGGCTGAAATGTTTCGGTCATTTCTCTTCCATACTCGTGTTTTTCCGTCTCTCAGAATAACTCTTTGATCCTATCCCACCCccatctggtgtgtgtgcagcccaGGGAGCAAGAGCTGCCGCACGCTCCTATGACATAACACCTAGTATGGCACTTTGTGTTCCGCCATCTCgctcagtctccctctctctctctctccatttctctctttctctccctccatctctcgctTCATATTTTATGCCACAGTGCTGTAAGAGTATGCGGGGGTAGTGTTAGGCATCAGAGTATTCTCAAATAAGCAAGAAAATCCTGccgcaacacaaacacacacacacacacacgcacgcacacacacgcacacacacgcacgcacacgcacacgcacacactcacgcacacactcacgcacacaggGGGTGGGGAGtagagagagtgatgggggTGGGGCTGATTGCTGCAGTGCTCAGCTGATACTCAGTcctacacacacttctccacacgcatacaaatattgatgtaatgtaGAATTGAGAGCCAATGAATTGTCATCATTTTCTCATAATAATCTGCCCTGCTGTATCAGGGGTCTCTCTGATATTCACACAGCACCTTCTCATCAGAGAGATGCCGTAGGCATTCTACCATGTCTCAGGAAAGAGCACTGTGTCCCCAATAAAATAAATCTACTGAACAGATCTCAGATCAGACGACAGATCAGAGACACACAGCGCTTTTCTTCTCCCTGAGAGAAATAGGCTGATCTCCATCGTGCCGTGCTCGCTGAAGCCTGTCCTCTGAAAATCACCCCCGCATCCATCCCTTCTCTCGCTCCATCACCACCCCTCGCTGCATCGGCTCTGTGCTGCTCTGGCTGCATCTGCCGCATTACTTACATCTGTTTGAATGTGCATAAAAATGACACCGCTGTCTCAGCAGCGTCCCAGACCAGGAGTCTCACAGGACCTCATTTGGGAGAGatgacccccccctcccctcccctccctcgtcccccccccccccccaactcctCTTCTCGTGTCTTACCTCGAAAGAAACCATGATCTCTTCTGTCACTTGTTCAAAACAGGCATATTTTTCAGTCTTTCTTTCCTAGCTCACCCCCTATCCTATCCTACGAGCTGTTTCCACTGGCAGAAATGAATCAGCAGTGAAAACAGCGATTCGCTCCTCTCCCCCCCGAGAGCGTGCCGCCGTTAGCACTCACCCACATACATGACGCCCTCCTTGGTCTTGGCGGCTGCCTCCTCCACGCCTGCCTTGGTTTTCTCTGCGGCGGCCACCACTCCTTCCTTGGCCATGGAGAATCCCTTCATAAGAACATCCATGCTGGACTTGCTGGTGTGAGGTGTTCCTTGGACCTGCTGGATGAAAGGCCTGCTGGGCTCTTCTCGTTTGGTgtgtaaagatgtgtgtgtgtgtgcgtgcgtgcgtgtgtattgtGTCCGTGCGCAAAGCTGCttcttctatgtgtgtgtgtgtgtgtgtgtgtgtagggagagatggaacgcgcacgagggagagtgagggaaagagagagagagagaggggaaagagagagagagcgagtgcgCGAGAGGATTAAGCAGTGGGTCTGAGCTGAACCGGATGGACTGGGACACCTTTTGAGAGCGCAAGCGgtgaagagtgagtgagagagtgagagagagagggtgagtgagtgagggagagagagagagaggagaggagaacaagcaagcgtgtgagagagagagaggagtcgcGCGCAGGACTATGGGATGCAGAGAGACAGAACCTGCTGGATGCTGCAGCACATTTAAGTCGTGCTGAGGCtccagcccccaccccttaaacacacacacacactgaacaagcCCGCACGCTCCCTCTGCAACATTCAAACGGGCTGATCACACTTTAAATCCAAAAAGCTTTGCATCTCTGGTGATCCAATAGGGATTTATCTGGCATAGTAAAACGCTGGTCATCCATTATGTTTATCATATTGTGTGGACAAACAAAGAACATTGAATTGAATACTTCCATCCTTCCACCAAGAGGGCACTCACACTATGaatccgtgaaaaaaaaatatataaacacaaacCCAAAAATAGCTTGAGATTAAATCTGTCGTTCATATTTGTtgaggtggggtggagtggggaggtatagaaataaataatgtaaaaagAGCTGAATCACTCCCCCTCCATCGGTAAGGTACACATAAAGGTCCTCCTCtgcaaaaggaaaaaagagCTTCCAGCACAGCCATTGGCTAAAAAGCTGTGACTCCCCCCCTTCTTGCCAGCTGCTGATTGGTTACCTGTCATGatgacatgatgatgatgatgatgagacaCCCCTAACTGCAGAGACAGGAGTGGGAGCACTAGAGGCATATGGTGCGCACTCACGTGACTGGGACACAACCCATCACTACTACAAAGGCTAAATATCTAGCAGCTATTACATTTCAAAGCAGCCAAGCCCAAGGAGCTAGACATCAACCTAAATATCTCCACACCATGTGTCATAAGCCCTGCACAACATCCATAGGCAGAATTCAGTGCTTTATTGGCAGTGATATTGGGTGCTTTCTCCTATAAAGAAAGAGCTCCATTGATTTTTAATGCAGAGTTCAGAGGTGAAGCTTCTTGTCTGGGGGAATGACATTAAAGATAGCATGTTTTTGAGTTTTGTGCCAAGCATGGGACATGCTTTCTACCACATTCTTCTGGGGAGACATTCCTCCTGGCAGCAGCACACCAAATTAAATCGGCCatgaccaaatgagaaaaaagcTATATCACGATTTCTATCACAATCGGTCGCTGTTAAGTCCACCGAATTGCGGATCTACACGATCGCTCAGTACTTTGGACAgtcatctccagactgcagtctacaaggccTAGCTTCTAGCgttaacgttatctccagactgccagtgaattcaccgggttggtcagttgctaaagaactttgttggcattgcatcggttgtgaagac encodes the following:
- the sncgb gene encoding synuclein, gamma b (breast cancer-specific protein 1) isoform X2; translation: MDVLMKGFSMAKEGVVAAAEKTKAGVEEAAAKTKEGVMYVGEKTKQGVEASVNKVANRTTDQANIVGDPTMAGADLSQQTGQGVENVAAGSGMVNPADFQGGMEQGGDGGEGY
- the sncgb gene encoding synuclein, gamma b (breast cancer-specific protein 1) isoform X1; this translates as MDVLMKGFSMAKEGVVAAAEKTKAGVEEAAAKTKEGVMYVGEKTKQGVEASVNKVANRTTDQANIVGDPTMAGADLSQQTGQGVENVAAGSGMVNPDEVAYEADFQGGMEQGGDGGEGY